One window of the Shewanella litorisediminis genome contains the following:
- the trmD gene encoding tRNA (guanosine(37)-N1)-methyltransferase TrmD, with product MWLGVVTLFPEMFRAITDFGVTGRAIKNGLLELHTWNPRDFTHDRHRTVDDRPYGGGPGMLMMVQPLKDAIQAARTAAGDGAKVIYLSPQGRKLTQRGATELAETQKLILVCGRYEGIDERIIQTEVDEEWSIGDYVLSGGELPAMTLIDAVSRLVPGVLGKQASAEQDSFSDGLLDCPHYTRPESLDGLDVPAVLLGGNHEDIRRWRLKQSLGRTFLRRPELFENLALTDEQTRLLAQFVDEMDSPQKS from the coding sequence ATGTGGTTAGGGGTAGTTACCCTGTTTCCCGAAATGTTTCGTGCCATCACTGATTTTGGGGTCACGGGTCGGGCCATCAAAAATGGCCTGCTGGAGTTGCACACGTGGAATCCCCGTGATTTCACCCATGACAGACACAGAACCGTGGACGACAGGCCTTATGGCGGCGGCCCGGGAATGTTGATGATGGTGCAACCACTGAAGGACGCCATCCAGGCTGCCAGAACGGCGGCGGGTGACGGAGCCAAGGTGATATATCTGTCGCCACAGGGGCGCAAGCTGACACAGCGAGGCGCAACTGAGCTGGCAGAAACGCAGAAGCTGATTCTGGTGTGTGGTCGCTACGAAGGTATCGATGAGCGCATCATTCAGACTGAAGTGGACGAGGAGTGGTCAATCGGTGATTACGTGCTTTCGGGCGGTGAATTACCGGCAATGACCCTGATTGATGCAGTCTCCCGTCTGGTACCCGGCGTGCTGGGTAAACAGGCGTCGGCGGAGCAGGATTCCTTCTCCGATGGCTTGCTCGATTGTCCTCACTACACCCGGCCCGAATCTTTGGATGGACTGGACGTACCGGCAGTGCTGCTCGGTGGCAACCACGAAGACATTAGACGCTGGCGTCTTAAACAAAGTCTCGGAAGAACTTTTTTAAGAAGGCCGGAATTATTTGAAAATCTAGCTCTGACTGACGAACAAACCCGCCTGCTGGCGCAGTTTGTCGACGAAATGGACAGTCCACAGAAGTCGTAG
- the rplS gene encoding 50S ribosomal protein L19: MNNIIKMLNDEQMKKDVPDFGPGDTVVVQVRVKEGDKERLQAFEGVVIAKRNRGLHSAFTVRKISNGEGVERAFQTHSPLISSIEVKRRGRVRRAKLYYLRERSGKSARIREKLATK, from the coding sequence ATGAACAACATCATCAAGATGCTCAACGATGAGCAAATGAAAAAAGACGTTCCTGATTTTGGCCCAGGTGATACCGTAGTGGTTCAGGTACGTGTTAAAGAAGGTGACAAAGAGCGTCTGCAGGCGTTCGAAGGCGTTGTAATCGCCAAGCGTAACCGTGGTCTGCACTCTGCTTTCACCGTTCGTAAGATCTCTAACGGTGAAGGTGTGGAACGTGCTTTCCAAACTCACAGCCCTCTGATTTCCAGCATCGAAGTTAAGCGTCGTGGCCGCGTTCGTCGCGCCAAGCTGTACTATCTGCGTGAGCGTTCAGGTAAGTCTGCACGTATCCGTGAGAAGCTGGCGACCAAGTAA
- a CDS encoding 3-deoxy-7-phosphoheptulonate synthase gives MQQDTINNVHISAEKVLITPQELKRELPLSEHGYQYILRSRRTVANIVHKRDPRLLVVAGPCSIHDIAAAKEYALKLKKLHDELKDEFFILMRVYFEKPRTTVGWKGMINDPDMDESFDVEKGLRLARELMIFLAELELPVATEALDPISPQYISELVTWSAIGARTTESQTHREMASGLSMPVGFKNGTDGKLDVAINAMKSAASGHRFMGINQEGQVALLQTNGNPDGHIILRGGSKPNYDADSVAECEAQVRWAGLDPKLVIDCSHGNSSKDHNRQDPVCRDVFAQVAAGSDAIIGVMLESHLNAGNQPCDKPLSELRYGVSVTDACIDWQTTETLLREGAESLSSVIPSRFVMLKAANG, from the coding sequence ATGCAGCAAGATACCATCAACAATGTGCACATTAGCGCCGAGAAGGTGCTTATCACGCCACAGGAGCTGAAACGCGAACTGCCATTGTCTGAGCATGGTTACCAGTATATTTTGCGCTCCCGCCGCACTGTGGCGAACATAGTACACAAGCGCGACCCACGTCTGCTGGTGGTGGCCGGGCCTTGCTCTATCCACGACATTGCCGCGGCCAAGGAATACGCCCTTAAGCTTAAAAAGCTCCATGATGAACTCAAAGATGAGTTCTTTATTCTGATGCGGGTCTACTTCGAAAAGCCACGCACCACAGTGGGCTGGAAAGGGATGATTAACGACCCGGACATGGATGAGTCATTCGATGTGGAAAAGGGATTACGTCTGGCTCGCGAGTTGATGATTTTCCTGGCTGAGCTTGAGCTGCCAGTGGCCACAGAGGCGCTCGACCCCATAAGTCCTCAGTACATTTCTGAGCTTGTCACCTGGTCTGCCATTGGCGCCCGCACCACTGAATCCCAGACCCACAGGGAAATGGCCTCGGGCCTTTCCATGCCGGTGGGCTTTAAAAATGGTACCGACGGTAAGTTGGATGTGGCCATCAATGCAATGAAGTCGGCCGCCAGCGGTCACCGCTTTATGGGCATTAATCAGGAAGGGCAGGTGGCGCTTTTGCAAACCAACGGTAACCCCGATGGCCACATCATACTGCGTGGTGGCAGCAAGCCTAACTATGATGCCGACAGCGTGGCCGAGTGTGAGGCGCAGGTACGCTGGGCCGGGCTCGATCCCAAATTGGTCATAGATTGCAGTCACGGCAACTCCTCAAAAGATCACAACCGTCAGGACCCCGTGTGCCGCGATGTATTTGCCCAGGTTGCCGCCGGCAGTGATGCCATTATCGGCGTGATGCTGGAAAGTCACCTCAATGCCGGTAACCAGCCCTGTGATAAACCCCTGTCAGAGCTCAGGTATGGCGTTTCTGTTACCGATGCCTGTATTGATTGGCAGACGACTGAAACCTTGCTCCGTGAAGGTGCTGAGAGCCTTTCGTCGGTGATCCCTTCAAGATTTGTTATGCTGAAGGCTGCCAATGGCTGA